From Acidianus brierleyi:
ATTTTACATATTTAAAGAAGGTCCTCTAGGAGCATTTAAAGTAAATAAAACAATATATATTGTAAATCCTTCAGAAGTTCTAGCTAACAACGACAATATAGAAATTAAAATAGCTACTGATGAGGGGAAAATTACTGACCAAGCTTATACAAAAATTATATCTAAATCCATTGTAAATCTTAGAATTAGTATTTCTGGAAGTTTTTCATATATACCACACCCAATACTTTTTTACAATAAAGCTAATGCAGAAATAAATAACGAATTTTATGTTTCAGATAAAGCTATAATAATTGAATCATATATTTTAGGAAGGAAAGGACATGGAGAAATTTTTAGAGAAGGTAAAATCAAGTCTATTACAAAGATTTTTTCCAGAAATAGATTAAAGATATTTGATATTTTTAAGGTAAAAAATGAAGATTATAGAAATCCAAATTTAATGGGTAAAGAATGTATAATAAATATATATAAGATTGAAAACGATGAAGTCGATATAGATAAAAGAATAGTTTCTACAGAAGACATAGAAGAAGAATTATCTTTACTATATATGCTTACTAAATAATCGCATAATATTTATTTTTTATATATATAATTCTTCTAAATATTTGAAAGAATGAATGTATAAATTAAAAAATTCTTTAAAAATGCATAGGGAGTTGTCTCTAAACTATAAAAATTTTTCACAAAAACAATTATATAGTATAATAACATATTAATTAGCGGGTGGTAGAATTGATGTCTTTAAAATGTACGAATAAACATATATTTAGGAGTAGTTTATTTGAATATTTGATTCTTTTCAAACCTAAACAATAATTTTGGTGTATTTTTATGTTCGAGAATTATTATGCTGATACTATCAATTCTAAGGTTCTCTATGAAGAGGCAACAACAATTATCCCATACGGCGTAAGTAGTAATTATAGATTTTTCGATCCTTATCCTCTTTACCTAAAGCGAGGGAAAGGAAGCAAAGTATGGGATGTGGATGGAAACGAATACATAGACTTCAATTTAGGTTTTGGTGTACTAGAAGTAGGTCATTCAAATGAAATTGTTGCAGAAGAAGTTTATAACGCATTTAAGGAGAGTTCTATTCTTGGTTTTGAGTATTGTAAGGCTATTGAATTAGCTAAGATAATTAAGAAAAGGTATAATGTTGACATGGTAAGATTCTCTTCAACAGGCACAGAAGCAACAATGCACTCAATAAGAATAGCAAGAGCATACTCAAGAAAAAAGAAAATAATAAAATTCGAAGGACACTACCACGGATCACACGACCAATTACTAGTAAACGTTAATCCTACAAAAGAAGGTATAGTTCCATCTTCCTTAGGTATTCCTGAGGAGGTAATTAAAAATACTTTAATAGCAGAATGGAATAATCTAGAATCATTCGAAAAAATAATAAGAGAAAACAAAGACATAGGAGCAGTAATAATGGAACCAATAGCAATGAACATGGGACTAATACCCACAAAACTAGACTTTCTAAAGGGTGTAGTGGAGTTATCCAGAGAAAATAACATAGTAGTAATTTTTGACGAAACTAAAACGGGAGGGAAATATAACTCAGGTGCAGCTGGATATTTTAATCTTGAACCAGATATTAAAGTAATAGGTAAATCTATAGCTGGAGGTCTTCCTTTATCAGTAATAGCAGGAAAGAAAGAAATTATGTCTGTTATAGGTCCAGGTAAGGTAGCTCATGGAGGTACTTTTAATGCTAATCCTCTTTCAGTAAGAGCTGCAATTGTTACCTTAGAGAAAATTCTAACAGAAAACGCATTCTATCATATGCATAGATTAAGTGAAATTCTAGAGTCAGGATACAAGGACATAGCAGAAGATTCTAAGATAGAGCTAAGTGTAACTAGATGGGGACCTAGTGGTTCTATTTACTTTCTAGATAAGGTTCCAATGAGTTATAAAGAATTCATAAAAGCCGATTTTGGAAAATGGGGAACTTATTTCTTTGCAATGCTATCTCAAGGAGTGATACCTATGGCTGGATTTAATGAACAATGGACTATATCAATAAAACATTCTGAAGAAGATATACGTAAGCATTTAGAGTGTGCAGATAACGCGATAAAGTTAGCTAAAAATAAAAGAACAGAAGTAAATTTAGACGAGTCGTTCTAATGAACATTTTAAAGTTAATCATCTACTTTGCCTCAATCATAACTTTCTTAATATCCATTTTTAGGTTTCATAATATTTAATACTTTTCAGTGAATAGTCTTATATATAGGGTGTGAGGTTTACAATGTATATTTATTAAAACCAATTTTTTTACACTGTATTTATCCAAGGGATTTTAAACTTTTATTCTAGATGGTCTTCACGAATTTGGAGATGCAAAGTAAAAAGGTCTTCATAAGAGAAAGTTCCGGGTTAGTAAGAGAAGTAAGTCCTTGGTCATCCTTATTAGCATCATGGGCTTTAGTAACTGGAGGAATACCTATTCTGATTATAGAATGGTTATATCTAGCACCCGGAATAAATTGGACATTATCGTTTTTAATTACATTAGTGCCAGCAATGGGTTTGGCTTTTCTTTTTTATGTTGCAGGAATTTCTATGCCTCGTTCTGGCGGAGATTATGTTTTTAATAGTAGAGCATCTAACCCCGCTCTAGGTTTTATAAATTATTTTGGACTGTTTGTGGCGTTTGCTCTTTCATTGGGATTATATAGCTATTATGCCGCAAGTTGGTTTGCTTATTTGTTTTCTGGGCTCGGTCTTTATTATAATAGTTCATTTCTTTTATCTTTAGGTAATTTCTTTAATACAACAATGGGAAATGTTGTAATAGGAACTATAGTTGTTATAATAAGTGCAGTTCTCGCTGTTTCTGGTAGATATGCGTGGAAATTTATTCTCATATCTGGTATAATAAGCGTAATATCTACAATAATAATGTTTATAGCATTAATTAGTATAACTCCCACTGAGTTTTATTCTGCATTATCATCTTTTACTGGAAAACTCAAATGTTTACTCTAGTGTAATACACTCGGCAACGTCTAACGGTCTATCCTTCGTTACAAGCCCAATATTAGGATCCTTAATAGGTATACCTATAATTTGGTACTATTATTCGTGGTATAATTTACCTGCATCTTGGTCAGGAGAAATGAAAAGCGTTAGAAAAAACGTTATGTATTCTATTATAGTTTCCATGGTATTAATTGCAGTCTATTATATTCTATTTACTCAATTGACTCTTGACGCTTTTGGTTCTAGATTCCTCACTGCGTGGTCTTATATAAGTGGAAACAGTATTAATAATCCAGTTTATAATTCATTGTCTAGCATAGGTCCATTTACTCCGTTCTTTATGCTATTGGTAGACCATAGTATACCTCTTTATTTCATATCGTTCATAGCCTTATGGTTACCGAATTTTTATAGCAATCCGCCATTAGTAATAGCGTTAACAAGATATCTTTTTGCTTGGTCTTTTGATAGGATAGCTCCAGAGTCCTTAGCTGACGTTAATGACAGATTTCATGTTCCAATAAAGGCAACACTATTAATAACTATAATAGGTATATTAGGGGTATTGCTCTATGCTTTTCTACCAGTTATGGAAACAGTAGATGTTACTGTTGTTTTCGAGATAGGTTATGCGGTATTTGCAATATCTATAGCATTATTGCCATTTTTTAGGAAAGAAATATATTCTAATATTCCATTTAAGAGAAAGATACTAAATATTCCTATTGTGAGCTGGATTGGATTTTCGTCCTTTGCCTTCCTAATGTATGCGTTATTCATTACGTGGAATAATCCGGTATTATTGCCAATAAATGTTCCAACAATAGGCTCATTAGTGATAATATATGGCCTTGGAGCAGCAATATATTATGCCTCTAAGGAATTAAATAAGAAGAAAGGAATAGATATAAGTTTGGTATTTAAAGAAATTCCGCCAGAGTAGGCTATTCTATCCCTTTAGACAAAATATTTTTTATATCATTTAATGTATCATTTATCTCTTTTACTTTTAGTATAATTAGATTCATTAATATGTTGTAATCTAAATTAGAATATTTTTCTAATTCTTCCTTTAACTCTTTATTTTCAATTTCGTTTATTAGCTTGTCCGTATTTGATTTTTTCCTTACTACTATAATTTTCATTTTTACACCTCGGATGCCTTCTTAAGTATATCTCTTATTTCCTTCATGGATTTAGATTCTTCTTCTAGAGTAGAAAGAAGTTGAAGTAACATTTTCATGTCATCCTTAGAATAATCTTCTGTAGACTCTTCTAAAATGAATGCCCATAGAAAGTTAAATCCTGAAATAACCAGCGCAGCTATAGAAATTATAGTAGCAACTATAATTTCTACTTTAATTTCAAATAGTTCAAATGGTACCAGTATACCAATAATTAAACCACTAATAATTAATACTATTGAACTA
This genomic window contains:
- a CDS encoding aspartate aminotransferase family protein; amino-acid sequence: MFENYYADTINSKVLYEEATTIIPYGVSSNYRFFDPYPLYLKRGKGSKVWDVDGNEYIDFNLGFGVLEVGHSNEIVAEEVYNAFKESSILGFEYCKAIELAKIIKKRYNVDMVRFSSTGTEATMHSIRIARAYSRKKKIIKFEGHYHGSHDQLLVNVNPTKEGIVPSSLGIPEEVIKNTLIAEWNNLESFEKIIRENKDIGAVIMEPIAMNMGLIPTKLDFLKGVVELSRENNIVVIFDETKTGGKYNSGAAGYFNLEPDIKVIGKSIAGGLPLSVIAGKKEIMSVIGPGKVAHGGTFNANPLSVRAAIVTLEKILTENAFYHMHRLSEILESGYKDIAEDSKIELSVTRWGPSGSIYFLDKVPMSYKEFIKADFGKWGTYFFAMLSQGVIPMAGFNEQWTISIKHSEEDIRKHLECADNAIKLAKNKRTEVNLDESF
- a CDS encoding urease accessory protein UreD, translated to MKAYLEINNYNNKFYIFKEGPLGAFKVNKTIYIVNPSEVLANNDNIEIKIATDEGKITDQAYTKIISKSIVNLRISISGSFSYIPHPILFYNKANAEINNEFYVSDKAIIIESYILGRKGHGEIFREGKIKSITKIFSRNRLKIFDIFKVKNEDYRNPNLMGKECIINIYKIENDEVDIDKRIVSTEDIEEELSLLYMLTK